In Schizosaccharomyces osmophilus chromosome 2, complete sequence, the following proteins share a genomic window:
- the arv1 gene encoding Arv1-like family protein Arv1 → MKCVECNATVDSLYTDYGRGTSNIRVAQCRNCKQFADKYIELDFVLISIDVILMKPQVYRHLLFNSLSARNFRNVINFSILIVLFDVFLIWSRLEKRAAVFPNMITETSFIALPIVRQYLYLLLLCLVETATYQTSIITLMYSLIGWKHWTSASGSVILSSSTKMLPVFMVIWDYDIPAAAMIVEWVVLFSNMEALSILTGKGRFTKIGMIVLLSSILRSFIVYLFLHHTALKTIQQPVACESFTTYKHLLFQSFQKITLTAQTAI, encoded by the exons ATGAAATGTGTTGAGTGTAACGCTACGGTTGATTCTTTGTACACGGACTATGGACGGGGGACGAGCAACATTCGAGTAGCACAATGT AGAAATTGCAAGCAATTTGCTGATAAATACATCGAGCTAGACTTTGTATTAATAAGTATTGATGTGATTTTAATGAAGCCTCAGGTGTATCGGCATTTACTATTTAATTCTTTGTCTGCTAGGAACTTTCGTAAT GTGATTAATTTTTCCATACTAATAGTGTTATTTGATGTTTTCTTAATTTGGTCACGACTGGAGAAGCGTGCAGCCGTTTTTCCCAACATGATTACAGAAACCTCTTTTATAGCGCTACCAATTGTGCGACAatatctttatttattacttCTTTGTTTGGTCGAAACAGCTACTTACCAAACCTCTATTATTACTCTCATGTATTCGCTCATAGGATGGAAGCACTGGACGTCGGCCTCTGGATCTGTCATTTTGTCTTCCAGTACGAAGATGCTACCAGTATTTATGGTGATTTGGGACTATGACATTCCCGCAGCGGCCATGATTGTCGAATGGGTTGTTCTCTTTAGTAATATGGAAGCACTTTCGATTTTGACAGGAAAGGGTCGTTTTACGAAAATTGGAATGATCGTTCTTCTTTCCAGCATCCTACGTTCCTTCATTGTGTACTTATTCCTCCACCATACTGCTTTAAAGACCATTCAGCAACCAGTTGCTTGTGAAAGCTTTACTACCTACAAACATCTATTGTTTCAAAGCTTCCAGAAAATCACTTTGACTGCTCAAA
- the ase1 gene encoding antiparallel microtubule cross-linking factor Ase1: MDMENCEDNIVEEPYLNEHDKNYTWKSFREQVESHFQRIERLHQVLGTDGDNSSLFELFTTAMNAQLHEMEQCQKNLENDCRQKIDTIRFLASSLKLDDPDANLCINTPLIQCLDELTHIESQYLTQYDKKMTTIKVLYQQLDQTCKQLGTTFAIPDFENSFLSDVSDALLDSLRLRNEEAQMELGSRLELVNNLESEIIQLWMETGIETADEPSFQELKNTHMNRPPQFCVPQILITKLYEQKDMLINIKEKYVMQINSYRNEVHDLWQKLNINAAEFAHLEQSSGVYREDLIKWETELQKLREVKKQHIPLFIEDARGKIKKAWDVLFYTDEQRHSFSAAFENILTEESLSAHEQYLESLENEARENKHFLNLIAKYSSLLEGKRELDASANDSSRLMQRGRREPGLLLREEKIRKRLSRDLPKVQALLIPELSSWEEKSQRPFMFEGEHLVQKLKDPSQAKSITRANGTYNSKAPTTPSQTTNKSPQKGRIANLSTPTSRSNHRPIGSPKTPLSRQKANEFNTARSVSADEPQTTAFSNRRLPATGRLDLNNKFSGARSQSARHENSKTTPSPDFENTPLFGRSNTKNTPTPQNPTHDRRPPFSLQARSQVTPRASPRVVSKPSSNSPSKPTNNNDHMVKDVSEKFRKARLEENDIDETLEEDAENLPFSPMKISPIKPVQASPQTTDKLGPLMPMENFTNCAPMEDEWGEEGY; the protein is encoded by the exons ATGGATATGGAAAACTGCGAAGATAATATTGTAGAGGAGCCATACTTAAACGAGCATGATAAAAATTATACCTGGAAAAGCTTTCGTGAACAAGTAGAAAGCCATTTTCAAAGGATTGAAAGATTGCACCAAGTTCTTGGAACTGATGGAGACAATTCATCCCTATTTGAATTGTTCACGACAGCTATGAATGCCCAGCTTCATGAAATGGAACAATGTCAAAAAAACCTCGAAAACGACTGTCGTCAGAAAATTGATACGATTCGATTTTTAGCGTCTTCCCTCAAGTTGGATGACCCCGATGCGAATCTTTGCATAAATACCCCTTTAATTCAATGCCTAGATGAACTAACTCACATTGAAAGTCAGTATTTGACTCAATACGACAAAAAAATGACTACTATCAAAG TTCTATATCAACAGCTAGACCAAACGTGTAAACAATTGGGAACGACATTCGCTATTCCTGATTTCGaaaattcgtttttgtCTGATGTTTCAGATGCacttttggattctttgaGACTGCGTAATGAAGAAGCACAGATGGAATTAGGTTCTCGGCTTGAACTCGTAAACAATTTGGAGTCTGAAATTATACAGTTATGGATGGAAACTGGAATAGAAACAGCAGACGAACCTTCGTTccaagaattaaaaaacacACATATGAATCGACCTCCCCAGTTTTGCGTTCCTCAGATACTAATTACCAAATTATACGAGCAAAAGGATATGTTAATTaacatcaaagaaaaatatgtTATGCAGATAAACTCTTATCGTAATGAAGTCCATGATCTTTGGCAAAAGCTCAATATAAATGCCGCTGAGTTTGCTCACCTAGAACAATCATCCGGAGTATACCGAGAAGACTTGATCAAATGGGAGACAGAGTTACAGAAATTACGGGAAGTGAAAAAACAGCACattcctttgtttatagAGGACGCTCgaggaaaaataaagaaagcatgggatgttttgttttatacTGATGAGCAACGTCATTCGTTTTCCGCTGCTTTCGAAAACATTTTAACTGAAGAATCGCTTTCAGCTCACGAACAATATCTGGAATCCTTGGAAAATGAAgcaagagaaaacaaacatttccTGAACCTAATAGCTAagtattcttctttgttggAAGGAAAGCGTGAATTGGATGCAAGTGCCAACGATTCTTCTCGTCTCATGCAAAGAGGGCGTAGAGAACCGGGTTTGCTTTTACGCGAGGAAAAAATTCGAAAGCGCTTGTCGAGGGATCTGCCTAAAGTGCAAGCATTACTTATTCCGGAACTTTCATCTTGGGAAGAGAAAAGCCAGAGGCCCTTTATGTTTGAAGGTGAGCATCTTGTACAAAAGCTTAAGGACCCATCTCAAGCTAAATCGATTACCCGAGCGAATGGTACTTATAATTCCAAAGCTCCTACAACTCCTAGTCAAACTACAAACAAGTCACCTCAAAAGGGAAGGATTGCTAATTTGTCTACTCCTACTTCCAGAAGCAACCATCGCCCAATTGGCAGCCCTAAGACACCGCTGTCTAGGCAGAAAGCCAATGAATTCAATACGGCTCGATCGGTGAGTGCAGACGAACCACAAACTACTGCATTCAGTAATCGAAGGTTACCTGCTACGGGGCGATTGGATTTGAACAATAAGTTCTCTGGAGCTCGGTCTCAGAGTGCTAGGCATGAGAACAGTAAAACAACGCCATCACCggattttgaaaacacccctctttttggaagaagtaatacaaaaaatacgCCAACACCTCAAAATCCTACACATGATCGCCGTCCCCCATTCTCATTGCAGGCTCGCTCTCAAGTGACTCCTCGAGCCTCACCGAGAGTGGTTTCAAAACCTTCATCCAACAGCCCGTCAAAGCCGACAAATAACAACGATCACATGGTTAAAGATGTTTCAGAAAAGTTTAGGAAGGCACGgcttgaagaaaatgatattgATGAGACCttagaagaagatgcagaaaaccttcctttttctccAATGAAAATCTCTCCTATAAAACCGGTGCAAGCATCGCCACAAACTACGGATAAGTTAGGACCCCTCATGCCAATGGAAAATTTCACCAACTGCGCACCTATGGAAGATGAATGGGGCGAAGAAGGGTATTAG
- the pof15 gene encoding F-box protein, protein MAQSVVNTSYCSAPNFNLIPAVEPLLPMEVVDSVMQYMPAHDVIQSSFASYPLTLVAKKILRARLSFLDQYALRVFAKNVSSGQVVCNLSAHRTNYASQYDGYSMFQLDEASPSSVFQVTFEEEADLVQFERYPGESLPPFLNVRVAVDLSRASINDSRADLFSCFQKPIRIRRSWLDSLKAGQQNTLWLDQNTQHVIGLIICRMDDAPGKYDVSISSVIIKTEYLLSSLEQRVH, encoded by the coding sequence ATGGCCCAGTCTGTCGTAAATACTTCTTACTGCTCAGCACCTAATTTCAACCTAATCCCCGCGGTTGAACCTCTGCTTCCTATGGAGGTTGTCGATTCGGTTATGCAGTATATGCCCGCTCACGATGTCATTCAATCCAGCTTTGCTAGCTACCCATTGACATTAGTGGCCAAGAAAATCCTTCGAGCTcgtctttcctttttagaTCAATACGCTCTCCGGGTGTTTGCTAAAAACGTCTCTTCCGGCCAAGTCGTTTGTAATCTTTCTGCTCATCGTACCAATTATGCTTCGCAGTACGATGGATACTCTATGTTTCAATTGGATGAGGCTTCCCCTTCAAGTGTCTTTCAAGttacttttgaagaagaggcAGACCTTGTGCAATTTGAGCGATACCCCGGAGAATCGCTTCCTCCATTCCTAAACGTTCGTGTTGCCGTTGATCTTTCTCGCGCTTCCATCAACGACTCCCGTGctgatttgttttcttgctttcaaaagcCTATTCGTATTCGTCGCTCTTGGTTAGATTCTCTCAAGGCGGGTCAGCAGAATACATTGTGGTTGGATCAAAATACTCAGCACGTTATTGGCTTGATTATTTGCCGTATGGACGATGCTCCAGGAAAATACGATGTCTCGATCTCATCGGTTATCATCAAAACCGAATACTTGTTATCATCTTTGGAGCAACGAGTCCattga
- the ypt71 gene encoding GTPase Ypt71: MSSQKRLFVKVVILGDSGVGKTCLMNQFVNQKFSREYKATIGADFLTKDVIIDGKTVTLQLWDTAGQERFQSLGMAFYRGADCCVIVYNVNNAKSFESVENWKQEFLLQTSQDESTFPIIIVGNQIDKDPSKRAVPLNRALAYCKARRESPLPHFETSAKENSNVAALFEQVSRHALENETIQDDFVNDFSEPLILSKPPNNSNCNC; the protein is encoded by the exons ATGTCGTCTCAAAAACGGTTATTTGTCAAAGTTGTTATACTTGGGGACAGCGGTGTTGGTAAGACATGTCTCATGAATCAG TTtgtaaaccaaaaatttagCCGTGAATACAAGGCTACAATTGGCGCtgattttttgacaaaaGACGTGATTATAGATGGAAAAACCGTCACCCTTCAA TTATGGGATACCGCAGGTCAGGAGCGGTTTCAGAGCTTAGGAATGGCTTTTTATCGTGGAGCAGATTGTTGTGTGATAGTGTATAATGTGAACAAtgcaaaaagttttgaatcAGTGGAGAATTGGAAACAAGAGTTCCTTTTACAGACATCTCAAGACGAATCCACCTTTCCAATAATAATTGTGGGTAACCAAATAGACAAGGATCCTTCTAAACGAGCTGTGCCCTTAAATCGAGCTTTAGCTTATTGCAAGGCTAGACGAGAAAGTCCGCTACCTCATTTTGAAACTAGTGCAAAGGAAAATAGCAACGTTGCTGCACTTTTTGAACAAGTCAGCCGACATGCTCTAGAAAACGAGACTATTCAAGATGACTTTGTTAATGATTTTTCAGAACCTCTTATTCTTTCTAAACCTCCTAATAATTCTAATTGTAACTGTTAA
- a CDS encoding SPAPB1A10.08-like, conserved protein, protein MNIRVFNRVLDSTTSNSDDMGHHVELPSCIPFSQSVLHKEDSSTATAWRSSDCHHHPPSRGDLTRQLLRDTKIPVPSKFNSHPKILLSKNLNKSLLHADLSSMLSLSSQPLHNDDDFTSLFPIQSLTSNSASTSTNNCRKPLCFDNSCSTDSRARGLTNRKSDPEVHRKSRQSSKYCADSIHFKAKKDFSNCSVFEAADSDHPLAAASELNHQVRRASSCPSSFPVNSSKPFENTACTFHGRKSLRKRSLISSLSSVSLAIKNRLYYLSSSIFDVMYPKHSAEEQLIKPAVASPSSRMKLNKDYRFMENCTLQKFSLSDTPLLPWHEVLARKEVRRPRLNSDFFRVYVLERQMRKAGKLSAHSAGRAQLISHPKPNMMNMFSSPLQIQL, encoded by the exons ATGAATATCAGAGTCTTCAACCGGGTGCTTGATAGCACTACATCCAATTCGGACGACATGGGACATCATGTCGAATTACCCAGTtgtattcctttttcacaATCAGTCTTGCATAAGGAAGACTCTTCCACTGCTACTGCTTGGAGGAGCTCTGATTGTCATCATCATCCTCCCTCTAGGGGAGACCTGACCCGTCAACTTTTACGGGACACTAAGATTCCAGTTCCTTCCAAGTTTAATAGTCATCCTAAGATTCTTCTAAGCAAGAATTTGAATAAAAGTCTCCTCCACGCTGACTTAAGTTCGATGTTATCGCTGTCTTCCCAACCATTACACaatgatgatgattttACATCCCTTTTCCCTATTCAATCTTTAACAAGCAATTCAGCTTCTACTTCAACAAACAACTGTCGAAAGCCCCTTTGTTTCGACAATTCTTGCTCTACTGACTCTCGTGCTCGTGGTTTAACGAATCGTAAATCGGATCCCGAAGTCCATCGAAAATCTCGTCAGTCATCGAAGTATTGTGCGGATTCAATCCATTTTAAAGCTAAGAAAGACTTTTCAAACTGTTCAG TGTTCGAAGCCGCTGACAGCGATCATCCACTTGCTGCTGCTTCAGAGTTGAATCATCAAGTTCGTCGTGCCTCTTCTtgtccttcttcttttcccgTTAATTCCTCTAAACCCTTCGAAAATACTGCTTGTACATTTCACGGAAGAAAATCCTTACGTAAAAGGTCTTTGATTTCCAGCTTGTCAAGTGTCAGCTTGGCTATCAAAAATAGGCTCTATTACCTTTCTTCTAGTATTTTTGACGTTATGTATCCAAAACACTCGGCTGAGGAACAGCTCATAAAACCGGCCGTTGCGAGTCCCAGTAGTAGGATGAAGCTGAATAAAGACTACCGGTTCATGGAGAACTGTACCTTacaaaaattttctttatcaGATACACCTTTACTTCCATGGCATGAAGTTCTTGCACGTAAAGAGGTCCGTCGTCCACGTTTGAATTCGGACTTCTTCCGGGTCTATGTACTGGAAAGACAAATGCGTAAAGCTGGTAAGCTGTCTGCGCATTCCGCTGGTCGAGCCCAGCTTATATCTCATCCCAAGCCCAATATGATGAACATGTTTTCAAGCCCTCTACAAATTCAGCTATGA
- the alo1 gene encoding D-arabinono-1,4-lactone oxidase, with protein MPLPIVNKLSSDGRVRFYNWARTFTNVSTGFYVPKNEDQLRDIIVEANTKRKHVRVVGAGHSPSDIVCSTGYLVSLDKMNKMVSFDPESQTVTVQAGTRYDQLQKVLEKLGYSLPIVGSISSTSVAGIMSTCTHGSSLQHQVLPGYIESLRLMLADGSIVTCSRTRQKDVFSAAQVSLGALGVVVDLTVRVVPAFDLVATESSIPISTLFEKWKANELWQAAEFVRVHVFPYANRAVVWNANKVIPGSVPHTSKPSKFQLKFTSFMYENLLYIGNLFPRFMPTLQRLAYHFFYGWRTDHLSTAVGPGFDIMQMFCFFSQHVAEYSVPLDTASDALERVINYTIGPALEQKIYTHQPLEVRVAAPTPEDECWLSTASKVPTCFIECIMYRPYHRNVKYESYFNSFEEIMCDYNGKPHWAKEFNLNKKQLLELHPNLSKWLNLRNLMDPNRVFWNNYMRRHFS; from the coding sequence ATGCCTCTACCAATTGTGAATAAGCTTTCTTCTGACGGACGTGTTCGTTTTTACAATTGGGCAAGAACGTTCACGAATGTCTCTACTGGATTTTATGTTCCTAAAAACGAAGATCAGTTACGAGATATTATAGTCGAAGCCAACACAAAACGTAAACATGTACGTGTTGTCGGCGCAGGTCATTCACCGTCTGATATCGTTTGCAGTACGGGATATCTAGTTTCTTTGGAtaaaatgaacaaaatgGTTTCGTTTGATCCTGAGAGTCAGACTGTCACGGTGCAAGCCGGTACTCGCTACGATCAGCTACAAAAAGTCCTTGAAAAATTAGGCTACTCATTGCCTATTGTCGGTAGCATTTCTTCTACTTCTGTCGCCGGTATTATGTCTACTTGCACTCATGGTTCTAGTCTTCAGCATCAAGTTCTTCCTGGCTATATCGAATCTCTTCGTTTGATGTTAGCAGACGGTTCAATTGTTACATGTTCCCGTACCCGTCAAAAGGACGTTTTTTCAGCTGCTCAAGTCAGTCTTGGTGCCTTAGGTGTTGTCGTTGACTTAACTGTACGTGTGGTGCCTGCTTTTGATTTGGTTGCTACCGAATCCAGTATACCAATTTCAAcattatttgaaaagtgGAAAGCAAATGAGTTATGGCAGGCTGCAGAGTTTGTACGGGTTCATGTGTTTCCATACGCAAACCGTGCAGTGGTCTGGAATGCAAACAAAGTTATCCCTGGCAGCGTTCCTCATACTTCCAAGCCATCTAAATTCCAATTAAAATTCACCTCCTTTATGTACGAAAATTTGCTTTACATAGGTAACCTATTTCCACGCTTCATGCCTACTTTGCAGCGTCTTGCTTATCACTTTTTCTATGGATGGAGGACTGATCATCTTTCTACTGCCGTTGGACCTGGATTTGATATTATGCAGatgttttgcttcttttctcaACACGTCGCTGAATATTCTGTTCCTTTGGACACAGCTTCAGACGCTTTGGAAAGAGTTATCAACTACACAATTGGACCTGCCCTTGAACAGAAAATTTACACCCATCAGCCTTTGGAGGTTCGAGTAGCTGCTCCTACTCCTGAAGATGAATGCTGGCTTTCTACTGCTTCTAAGGTTCCTACCTGCTTTATAGAATGCATTATGTACCGTCCTTATCATCGCAATGTTAAGTACGAATCCTATTTTAAttcctttgaagaaattatgTGCGATTACAACGGCAAACCTCATTGGGCCAAGGAATTTAATTTGAATAAGAAGCAACTTTTAGAATTGCATCCTAATCTTTCAAAGTGGCTGAATCTTAGAAATCTAATGGATCCCAACCGCGTATTTTGGAACAATTACATGCGCCGTCATTTCTCTTAA
- the mse1 gene encoding mitochondrial glutamyl-tRNA ligase Mse1 — MLSSYTKSRYAITNIQNLFKNQKYIRSISTTVRTRFAPSPTGFLHLGSLRTALFNYLWAKKCNGEFIVRLEDTDQKRKVNNSEQSIYDLLQTFGLQWDEGPITGGPFGPYEQSKRLHIYSEYISKLLASGKAYKYYDECSTLSPKTDKTPYVVRFCSQEGATSFVDTVYGKITIKNNTPKVLSDDFVILKSDGYPTYHFANVVDDHLMGVTHVIRGEEWIPSTPKHIQLYKAFQWQPPTYSHIPLLTNPDGSKLSKRQNDAHVTSLLERGFEPMAILNFLALMGWSSRQKSDIIPLPQLLEVFSIDRLTKGSCIVALEKLQFLNKHYLRERMTDPVQLDQIVEEMQKGLKKKYPNSLSRISDSAYVRRCLLLLHNRIRTLPEFIDLCAYFFEDPLQNTIHHKLTSTTNVPMLLSRLLHDLQACSWQSLTLQTVLKDTSSAFGLPLGKLQSLIRQILCGSIPGANLADTIHILGRDTTLHRIEAYKKTIY; from the coding sequence ATGCTTTCTTCTTATACTAAGTCGCGCTATGCAATTacaaatattcaaaatctttttaagaatcaaaaatatatacGGTCGATTAGTACGACTGTAAGAACAAGATTTGCCCCGTCACCAACTGGGTTTCTACACCTCGGATCTTTAAGAACGgctttatttaattatttgtGGGCTAAAAAATGTAATGGGGAATTTATTGTGCGTTTAGAAGACACCgatcaaaaaagaaaagtcaatAACTCAGAGCAATCCATTTACGATCTGTTACAAACTTTCGGACTTCAATGGGATGAAGGCCCGATTACGGGAGGCCCCTTCGGTCCTTACGAACAGTCAAAGCGATTGCACATTTACTCAGAATACATCTCCAAGTTATTAGCTTCTGGGAAAGCGTATAAATACTACGACGAATGCTCAACGCTGTCTCCTAAAACAGACAAAACGCCCTACGTCGTCCGATTTTGCTCACAGGAAGGAGCGACGAGCTTTGTTGATACAGTGTATGGAAAAATTACGATTAAGAATAATACGCCGAAAGTACTTAGCGATGATTTTGTGATTTTGAAGTCAGATGGCTATCCAACTTATCACTTTGCTAATGTAGTCGACGATCATTTAATGGGAGTTACTCATGTAATACGGGGAGAAGAATGGATTCCGTCGACACCAAAACACATACAACTTTACAAGGCGTTTCAGTGGCAGCCTCCAACATATTCTCATATTCCCTTACTGACAAATCCAGACGGGTCCAAGTTAAGCAAACGTCAAAACGATGCTCATGTAACCAGCTTACTTGAAAGAGGTTTTGAGCCCATGGCAATTCTTAACTTTCTCGCACTCATGGGATGGTCTTCTAGACAGAAAAGCGACATTATCCCCCTACCACAACTTTTGGAGGTATTTTCTATTGATAGATTGACGAAAGGTTCTTGTATAGTAGCATTGGAGAAATTACAATTCCTAAACAAACACTATCTTCGAGAAAGGATGACTGATCCAGTGCAACTTGATCAGATTGTAGAAGAAATGCAGAAAGgcttaaaaaaaaaataccCCAATTCTTTGTCTCGAATTTCCGACTCAGCTTACGTTCGCCGATGTCTGCTTTTGTTACACAATCGTATACGAACTCTTCCAGAATTTATAGACCTTTGTgcttatttctttgaagaTCCCTTACAAAATACGATACATCATAAATTAACTTCAACAACAAATGTGCCCATGCTATTATCCCGTCTTCTTCATGATTTACAAGCATGTTCCTGGCAGTCTTTAACTCTTCAGACAGTTCTTAAAGACACTTCCAGCGCCTTTGGGCTCCCATTGGGAAAGCTGCAGTCATTGATTCGCCAAATCCTGTGCGGATCTATTCCAGGTGCTAATTTAGCAGATACAATTCATATACTCGGTCGAGATACTACCCTTCATAGGATAGAGGCTTATAAGAAAACTATTTATTGA